The following are from one region of the Sorghum bicolor cultivar BTx623 chromosome 2, Sorghum_bicolor_NCBIv3, whole genome shotgun sequence genome:
- the LOC8062558 gene encoding U-box domain-containing protein 33, with protein MATATAGSSSPPTPHADDSPEPSSPAERVYVAVGREVAESRATLLWALHKFPQGAFVLLHVYSPPKFLPFLGARIPAAQVREQELAAHKEMELQRISDSLDQYLLLCAQEKGHAEKLLVESDDVAQGLVDLISEHHVTELVMGAAADKHYTKKMKILKSRKARFVEHQADPLCKIWFICKGTLVYRRKAVQLSHEEMQECRQSSGVTHNSVEKSGSLSEMWCVANTWLCKSIREPQIERTTSDPSYISSKDNIKESYDSCENFHHFLKKLESARREAYEEKCRREEVERELYEAFQKAQASEILYLRELKQKNELEEKLTTIMEEIESLTIRTDELCLKLQGERERRIVLEKRGAHSDRIIKDLMLQRDKALREAEKLRAKKGESTATAEGTMHITEFSYSEIKEATNDFDHSMKIGESVYGSVYKGFLRHTNIAIKKLNPESTQTQSQFNQEVEILSRVRHPNLVTLIGACKDAQALVYEYMPNGSLDDRLACKDNSKPLSWQLRTRIASNICSALIFLHSNKPHSIVHSDLKASNILLDGNNIAKLSGFGVCQILSDQFKATTTLYRYTHPKGSFVYIDPEYLISGDLTPLSDVYSFGIVLLRLLTGRSGFGLLKEVQQAVEKGCLQAILDSSAGGWPAIYAEQLAQVGLRCCEIRRKHRPDLQTEVWAVLEPMLNSASTMLCSLSFKSVSEDLGGVPSYFICPIVQDVMRDPLIAADGFTYEAEAIREWLDSGHRTSPMTNLELSHRDLLPNHALRSAIQEWLQTNGD; from the exons ATGGCTACCGCCACGGCCGGCTCCTCCTCGCCGCCCACGCCGCACGCCGATGATTCGCCGGAGCCGTCGTCCCCCGCCGAGAGGGTGTACGTAGCGGTAGGGAGGGAGGTGGCTGAGTCCAGGGCCACGCTGCTCTGGGCGCTGCACAAGTTCCCCCAAGGGGCCTTCGTGCTGCTCCATGTCTACTCGCCTCCCAAGTTCCTTCCCTTCC TGGGTGCCAGGATCCCTGCTGCCCAGGTTAGGGAGCAGGAGCTAGCTGCACACAAGGAGATGGAACTACAAAGAATCAGTGACAGTCTGGACCAGTACCTACTCTTGTGTGCACAAGAAAAG GGACATGCTGAGAAATTGCTGGTTGAATCAGATGATGTTGCACAAGGACTAGTGGACCTCATTTCTGAGCATCATGTTACTGAACTTGTCATGGGGGCAGCGGCTGATAAGCATTATACAAA GAAAATGAAGATTCTGAAGTCCAGGAAAGCACGATTTGTAGAACATCAGGCAGATCCATTGTGCAAAATATGGTTTATCTGTAAGGGAACACTTGTTTACCGGAG GAAAGCTGTTCAACTTAGCCATGAAGAGATGCAGGAATGTAGACAAAGCTCTGGGGTCACACATAATTCAGTAGAGAAATCAGGAAGTTTGTCAGAAATGTGGTGTGTTGCCAACACATGGCTATGCAAATCAATCAGGGAACCGCAGATTGAAAGGACTACTTCCGACCCATCCTACATTAGTAGCAAG GACAATATCAAGGAATCTTATGATTCCTGCGAGAATTTCCATCATTTCCTCAAGAAGTTAGAGAGTGCAAGGCGAGAAGCTTATGAAGAAAAATGCAGACGTGAGGAAGTGGAAAGAGAACTGTATgaggctttccagaaa GCACAAGCCTCAGAAATTTTGTACTTGAGAGAACTGAAGCAAAAGAATGAACTAGAAGAAAAGTTGACAACAATAATGGAAGAGATTGAGAGTCTCACAATAAGAACTGATGAGCTTTGCTTAAAACTTCAAGGGGAACGTGAGCGAAGAATTGTCCTGGAGAAAAGAGGTGCCCATTCTGACCGTATCATCAAGGATTTGATGTTGCAGCGTGACAAAGCGCTAAGAGAGGCAGAAAAACTACGTGCAAAGAAAGGAGAGTCTACTGCAACTGCAGAGGGGACAATGCACATAACAGAGTTTTCCTACTCAGAAATTAAGGAAGCAACTAATGACTTTGACCACTCAATGAAGATTGGAGAAAGTGTATACGGAAGTGTATACAAGGGCTTTCTTCGGCACACAAACATAGCCATAAAGAAATTGAATCCTGAAAGTACACAGACACAGTCGCAGTTCAATCAAGAG GTGGAGATTCTTAGCAGGGTGCGGCATCCAAACCTTGTTACTCTTATAGGAGCATGCAAAGATGCTCAAGCTCTTGTCTATGAGTACATGCCAAATGGGAGCCTGGATGATCGCCTGGCTTGCAAAGACAATTCCAAGCCTCTTAGTTGGCAATTACGGACCCGTATTGCTTCTAACATTTGCTCCGCACTCATTTTCCTCCATTCTAATAAGCCTCATAGCATTGTTCACAGTGACCTAAAAGCATCTAACATTCTTCTCGATGGAAACAATATAGCTAAACTCAGCGGCTTTGGTGTATGCCAAATATTATCTGATCAGTTCAAGGCCACAACGACTCTATATCGTTATACCCACCCAAAGGGTTCTTTTGTGTATATTGATCCTGAATACCTTATCTCTGGTGACCTGACACCCCTATCTGATGTATATTCTTTTGGCATCGTACTCCTGCGTCTTCTCACTGGAAGATCAGGATTTGGTCTACTGAAAGAAGTGCAACAGGCAGTGGAAAAGGGTTGTTTGCAAGCAATATTAGATTCATCTGCTGGGGGGTGGCCTGCCATTTATGCTGAGCAGTTGGCTCAGGTAGGTTTGAGATGCTGTGAAATAAGAAGGAAACATCGTCCTGATTTGCAAACAGAGGTTTGGGCTGTACTTGAACCAATGTTAAACTCTGCTTCAACAATGCTGTGTTCATTGTCATTTAAGTCAGTATCAGAAGACCTTGGTGGTGTGCCATCCTACTTCATCTGTCCAATAGTGCAG GATGTCATGCGGGACCCTCTGATTGCTGCAGATGGTTTTACCTACGAAGCCGAGGCTATAAGGGAATGGCTGGACAGTGGCCACCGTACATCACCCATGACAAACCTTGAGCTATCCCACCGTGATCTTTTGCCTAACCATGCTCTCCGCTCTGCAATTCAAGAATGGCTGCAGACAAATGGGGATTAA
- the LOC8062559 gene encoding U-box domain-containing protein 33 isoform X2 produces the protein MSRQVVLRQCCQVWMVLNGKHISTSNDHLEHSENIGYGGSSGILASIHELGEESDGYVTPPTDLVDEIIDEESTEMNDSDQLVTEDETLTEQGTEESVTSEEMEDFFEGGADQSDEIQSFRNITEKAEKIMEEIERLQNKLKQLQGQEHNHDERNLSPRQMAASLKRKSLSEPRYPELQIPENIEQFSMSQIEKATDNFHSRNFIGEGGYGPVYKGKLGGTSVAIKLLKPRGRQGFSEYQQEVVVLSKLEHPHIVRLIGVCPASCGLVYEHLPNGTLMDRLSKGLLWKERVRILAELRSALAYLHSRRPHAVIHADLKLTNILLDAGNASRLGDFGTARAVHVKPLEEETISRRTNPMGTTGYMDPVFFMTGELTTESDVYAFGMVILQMLTGLLDLNIAEQAREAVKMDAVHSVLDASAGPWPEVQAEKLMKLALRCCSLERKRRPAITSDAEWRSLDILRAMATPSSKASWKWNSHAS, from the exons ATGTCAAGGCAGGTGGTGCTTCGCCAGTGCTGTCAGGTTTGGATGGTACTCAATGGCAAACACATCTCCACCAG CAATGATCACCTGGAGCACAGTGAAAATATAGGATATGGAGGGAGCTCAGGTATTTTAGCATCTATACATGAGCTAGGTGAGGAATCTGATGGCTATGTGACACCACCAACTGATCTT GTAGACGAAATCATTGATGAGGAGTCAACTGAAATGAATGACTCCGATCAATTAGTAACG GAAGATGAAACATTGACTGAACAAGGCACAGAGGAATCAGTCACTTCTGAAGAGATGGAAGACTTTTTTGAAGGGGGTGCTGATCAATCTGACGAGATACAGAGTTTCAGAAACATTACTGAAAAGGCTGAAAAAATCATG GAGGAAATAGAAAGACTGCAAAATAAACTGAAACAGCTGCAAGGACAGGAGCATAATCATGACGAGAGGAACTTGTCACCTAGACAAATGGCTGCTTCACTGAAGCGGAAGAGTTTGTCAGAACCTAGATACCCAGAGCTGCAAATTCCAGAGAACATCGAGCAATTCTCGATGTCGCAAATTGAAAAAGCGACCGACAACTTCCACTCAAGAAATTTCATCGGGGAAGGAGGTTATGGCCCAGTTTACAAAGGGAAACTAGGTGGCACATCAGTGGCCATCAAGCTGCTGAAGCCTCGTGGTAGACAAGGTTTCTCAGAGTATCAGCAAGAG GTGGTGGTGCTGAGCAAATTGGAGCACCCGCACATCGTGAGGCTGATTGGCGTGTGCCCGGCGTCGTGCGGCCTGGTGTACGAGCACCTCCCCAACGGCACCCTCATGGACAGGCTCTCCAAGGGCCTCCTGTGGAAGGAGCGCGTCAGGATCCTCGCCGAGCTGCGCTCAGCGCTGGCGTACCTCCACTCCAGGCGGCCCCACGCCGTCATCCACGCCGACCTGAAGCTGACCAACATCCTCCTGGACGCCGGCAACGCGAGCCGGCTGGGGGACTTCGGGACGGCGCGGGCGGTGCACGTGAAGCCGCTGGAGGAGGAGACCATCAGCCGGCGCACGAACCCGATGGGCACGACGGGGTACATGGACCCCGTCTTCTTCATGACCGGCGAGCTCACGACGGAGTCGGACGTGTACGCGTTCGGCATGGTGATCCTGCAGATGCTCACGGGGCTGCTGGACCTCAACATCGCGGAGCAGGCGCGCGAGGCCGTGAAGATGGACGCCGTGCACAGCGTGCTGGACGCGTCCGCCGGACCCTGGCCGGAGGTGCAGGCAGAGAAGCTGATGAAGCTGGCGCTGAGGTGCTGCAGCCTGGAGAGGAAGCGGCGGCCGGCGATCACGTCCGATGCCGAGTGGAGATCGCTCGACATCCTACGGGCTATGGCAACCCCATCTAGTAAAGCATCATGGAAATGGAATTCCCAT
- the LOC8062559 gene encoding U-box domain-containing protein 33 isoform X1, whose protein sequence is MDEEEVHIAVGKNSKKEKANILWAAANFPRATIVLVHVHWPSKWMPFMGGRVLYKFADEKEKEMHRGREMKVMVNMLSRYKNLCGTRKVTAHYLTHDDIVAGVVNLIKKLKIKRIIIGSRNMSRQVVLRQCCQVWMVLNGKHISTSNDHLEHSENIGYGGSSGILASIHELGEESDGYVTPPTDLVDEIIDEESTEMNDSDQLVTEDETLTEQGTEESVTSEEMEDFFEGGADQSDEIQSFRNITEKAEKIMEEIERLQNKLKQLQGQEHNHDERNLSPRQMAASLKRKSLSEPRYPELQIPENIEQFSMSQIEKATDNFHSRNFIGEGGYGPVYKGKLGGTSVAIKLLKPRGRQGFSEYQQEVVVLSKLEHPHIVRLIGVCPASCGLVYEHLPNGTLMDRLSKGLLWKERVRILAELRSALAYLHSRRPHAVIHADLKLTNILLDAGNASRLGDFGTARAVHVKPLEEETISRRTNPMGTTGYMDPVFFMTGELTTESDVYAFGMVILQMLTGLLDLNIAEQAREAVKMDAVHSVLDASAGPWPEVQAEKLMKLALRCCSLERKRRPAITSDAEWRSLDILRAMATPSSKASWKWNSHAS, encoded by the exons ATGGATGAGGAAGAGGTCCATATCGCAGTTGGGAAGAACTCAAAAAAGGAGAAAGCCAACATACTATGGGCTGCTGCCAATTTCCCCAGGGCCACCATAGTTCTTGTCCATGTTCACTGGCCCTCCAAGTGGATGCCTTTCA TGGGTGGCAGAGTGCTATACAAGTTCGCTgatgagaaggagaaggagatgcATAGAGGCAGAGAAATGAAAGTAATGGTCAATATGTTATCACGATACAAAAATCTGTGCGGGACGAGAAAG GTTACCGCACATTACCTTACACATGATGACATTGTTGCCGGTGTTGTGAACCTGATAAAGAAACTCAAAATTAAGAGAATCATCATCGGTTCAAG GAACATGTCAAGGCAGGTGGTGCTTCGCCAGTGCTGTCAGGTTTGGATGGTACTCAATGGCAAACACATCTCCACCAG CAATGATCACCTGGAGCACAGTGAAAATATAGGATATGGAGGGAGCTCAGGTATTTTAGCATCTATACATGAGCTAGGTGAGGAATCTGATGGCTATGTGACACCACCAACTGATCTT GTAGACGAAATCATTGATGAGGAGTCAACTGAAATGAATGACTCCGATCAATTAGTAACG GAAGATGAAACATTGACTGAACAAGGCACAGAGGAATCAGTCACTTCTGAAGAGATGGAAGACTTTTTTGAAGGGGGTGCTGATCAATCTGACGAGATACAGAGTTTCAGAAACATTACTGAAAAGGCTGAAAAAATCATG GAGGAAATAGAAAGACTGCAAAATAAACTGAAACAGCTGCAAGGACAGGAGCATAATCATGACGAGAGGAACTTGTCACCTAGACAAATGGCTGCTTCACTGAAGCGGAAGAGTTTGTCAGAACCTAGATACCCAGAGCTGCAAATTCCAGAGAACATCGAGCAATTCTCGATGTCGCAAATTGAAAAAGCGACCGACAACTTCCACTCAAGAAATTTCATCGGGGAAGGAGGTTATGGCCCAGTTTACAAAGGGAAACTAGGTGGCACATCAGTGGCCATCAAGCTGCTGAAGCCTCGTGGTAGACAAGGTTTCTCAGAGTATCAGCAAGAG GTGGTGGTGCTGAGCAAATTGGAGCACCCGCACATCGTGAGGCTGATTGGCGTGTGCCCGGCGTCGTGCGGCCTGGTGTACGAGCACCTCCCCAACGGCACCCTCATGGACAGGCTCTCCAAGGGCCTCCTGTGGAAGGAGCGCGTCAGGATCCTCGCCGAGCTGCGCTCAGCGCTGGCGTACCTCCACTCCAGGCGGCCCCACGCCGTCATCCACGCCGACCTGAAGCTGACCAACATCCTCCTGGACGCCGGCAACGCGAGCCGGCTGGGGGACTTCGGGACGGCGCGGGCGGTGCACGTGAAGCCGCTGGAGGAGGAGACCATCAGCCGGCGCACGAACCCGATGGGCACGACGGGGTACATGGACCCCGTCTTCTTCATGACCGGCGAGCTCACGACGGAGTCGGACGTGTACGCGTTCGGCATGGTGATCCTGCAGATGCTCACGGGGCTGCTGGACCTCAACATCGCGGAGCAGGCGCGCGAGGCCGTGAAGATGGACGCCGTGCACAGCGTGCTGGACGCGTCCGCCGGACCCTGGCCGGAGGTGCAGGCAGAGAAGCTGATGAAGCTGGCGCTGAGGTGCTGCAGCCTGGAGAGGAAGCGGCGGCCGGCGATCACGTCCGATGCCGAGTGGAGATCGCTCGACATCCTACGGGCTATGGCAACCCCATCTAGTAAAGCATCATGGAAATGGAATTCCCAT